From Chloroflexota bacterium, one genomic window encodes:
- the ilvN gene encoding acetolactate synthase small subunit, translating into MTQPKHTIVALVADRPGVLNRVASLFRRRGFNIESIAVGRTEMKGVSRMTIVVSGDTATVEQVRKQLDKVIDVIKLSDITDEDRVDRELALIKVKTTPQNRSEIMQIVDIFRANIVDVAAESVTVEVTGDEDKISSLLNLLRDFGIKEVARTGRLAMTRGTVPT; encoded by the coding sequence GTGACTCAACCGAAGCACACTATAGTCGCCCTAGTGGCTGACAGGCCCGGCGTGCTCAACCGCGTGGCTAGCCTTTTCCGCCGGCGTGGTTTCAACATCGAAAGCATTGCCGTGGGGCGAACAGAGATGAAGGGGGTATCCCGAATGACCATCGTGGTCAGCGGTGACACCGCTACAGTAGAACAGGTAAGGAAACAGCTAGACAAGGTGATCGATGTCATTAAGTTGTCCGACATCACTGATGAAGATAGGGTAGACCGAGAATTGGCCTTGATCAAAGTAAAGACTACACCGCAAAACCGCAGCGAAATCATGCAGATTGTCGATATCTTCAGGGCCAACATTGTGGATGTGGCGGCTGAATCAGTCACTGTGGAAGTCACTGGTGACGAAGACAAGATAAGCTCCCTACTTAACCTCCTGCGTGACTTCGGTATCAAAGAGGTCGCCCGCACTGGACGGCTGGCGATGACCAGAGGCACCGTCCCAACCTAG
- a CDS encoding DUF2851 family protein: MIRESLLAQIWRHQWIIKDALTTVDGQRVLVLHPGWENSHDSGPDFRHAIIGMNGGSPVTGDVELHLRSQEWEAHGHHKDPNYDSVVLHVVLWDGGREASSLNNGKKAPILALSPYLRGPLEELRWAMQPSFLSCACSEAFQRHGQAWVEGVLVKAGKERFHLKAWRFKKRMAETEIDQVLHEGLMRALGYAKNKRPFERLAQLLPLDVLVETDGLRSLVEIQAMMLGTAGLLPKQRCGKHMGLSGSDKLEAERLQQVWYSCGVGQAMKESDWRFFKVRPENLPPRRIVAASYLLSRHGPVLLESVLDMVEQAHPQTQKKLEQMFMIPGDGYWVSHCDFGRELGSERSLIGQGRAREMVVNVLLPCLLAWAVKCHQSWLKGQVLELYRDYPGLPENWVTRRMQKQIFGLERMKVNSACQQQGLIHLYETFCLKCRCQVCPLGWDGASGHRQPSSAGDLFDTEVTQEVK; this comes from the coding sequence ATGATCAGGGAAAGCCTCCTAGCTCAGATTTGGAGGCATCAGTGGATAATCAAAGATGCGTTGACGACTGTTGATGGCCAAAGAGTATTGGTGCTCCATCCGGGCTGGGAGAACAGCCATGACAGTGGTCCTGACTTTCGCCATGCGATCATCGGCATGAATGGAGGAAGTCCGGTTACCGGGGACGTGGAGCTTCATCTCCGCTCCCAGGAGTGGGAGGCCCATGGCCACCATAAGGACCCAAACTATGACAGCGTTGTTCTGCATGTGGTGCTTTGGGATGGTGGTAGGGAAGCTAGTTCGCTGAACAACGGGAAGAAAGCACCGATTCTGGCCTTGTCACCATATCTGAGAGGGCCACTTGAGGAATTGCGCTGGGCAATGCAGCCGTCCTTTTTGAGTTGTGCTTGCTCCGAGGCGTTCCAGCGGCATGGCCAGGCCTGGGTGGAGGGTGTGCTGGTTAAAGCCGGGAAGGAACGGTTCCATTTGAAGGCGTGGCGATTCAAGAAAAGAATGGCCGAAACAGAGATAGACCAGGTACTTCATGAAGGCTTGATGAGAGCTTTGGGCTATGCCAAGAACAAGAGACCTTTTGAAAGGCTGGCGCAATTGCTGCCACTAGATGTCCTGGTAGAGACTGACGGCCTGCGAAGTTTGGTGGAAATCCAGGCGATGATGTTAGGTACGGCCGGGCTGCTGCCCAAACAAAGATGCGGGAAGCACATGGGCCTTTCTGGCTCTGACAAGCTAGAAGCGGAAAGACTGCAACAAGTTTGGTACTCTTGCGGTGTCGGTCAGGCGATGAAGGAGTCGGATTGGCGGTTCTTCAAGGTACGGCCAGAGAATCTGCCACCTCGCCGTATTGTGGCTGCTAGCTACCTGCTTTCCAGGCACGGGCCAGTGCTTTTGGAGAGCGTGCTGGACATGGTCGAGCAGGCTCACCCTCAAACTCAGAAGAAGTTGGAGCAGATGTTCATGATCCCCGGCGATGGCTACTGGGTGTCCCACTGTGATTTTGGAAGGGAACTGGGTAGCGAACGGAGCCTCATTGGTCAGGGCCGTGCCAGAGAGATGGTGGTGAACGTTCTGCTTCCGTGCCTTCTTGCTTGGGCAGTCAAATGCCATCAGTCGTGGCTCAAAGGGCAAGTTTTGGAGTTATACCGTGACTATCCGGGTTTGCCGGAGAACTGGGTGACCAGACGCATGCAGAAGCAAATCTTTGGCTTGGAAAGGATGAAGGTGAATTCAGCCTGCCAGCAACAGGGACTGATCCACCTTTATGAGACCTTTTGCCTCAAGTGCAGATGCCAGGTCTGCCCTCTAGGTTGGGACGGTGCCTCTGGTCATCGCCAGCCGTCCAGTGCGGGCGACCTCTTTGATACCGAAGTCACGCAGGAGGTTAAGTAG
- a CDS encoding DUF488 domain-containing protein: MYHGSEGLNREAKDIPKVGRLVYTLGTGTRSFDEFVALLNRYEVQVVVDVRRFPRSRFSYFSCEELTKSLPQQGIDYYYLGGKLGGYKKGGYATFSTTEEFKGGLEELMGIASQRITAIVCAEKLPWRCHRRFIGAELSRQGWQVVHTIDEKQTWSPQGQFFVP; encoded by the coding sequence GTGTATCATGGGAGTGAGGGGCTAAATAGAGAGGCAAAGGACATTCCCAAGGTGGGCAGATTAGTCTATACCCTCGGCACCGGCACTCGAAGTTTTGACGAGTTTGTGGCTTTGCTGAACCGATATGAGGTTCAGGTGGTGGTGGATGTGCGCCGTTTTCCCAGGAGTCGCTTCTCATACTTTAGCTGCGAGGAGCTAACCAAGTCGCTGCCACAGCAAGGCATCGACTACTATTATCTGGGTGGGAAGTTGGGGGGATACAAAAAAGGTGGCTATGCAACCTTCTCAACCACGGAAGAGTTCAAAGGCGGACTGGAAGAGTTGATGGGGATAGCGTCTCAGAGAATCACAGCCATTGTCTGTGCCGAGAAGTTGCCGTGGCGGTGTCACCGGCGTTTCATCGGAGCTGAACTGAGCCGGCAAGGCTGGCAGGTGGTTCATACCATCGATGAGAAGCAGACTTGGTCACCTCAGGGCCAGTTTTTTGTACCCTGA
- a CDS encoding helix-turn-helix domain-containing protein: MKRRKKQEWDRQRIRALRRHLGVTQQQLADQMGTRQQTISEWELGMYRPRGASATLLTMISEGAGFKYQGEQTEKDN, encoded by the coding sequence ATGAAACGAAGAAAGAAGCAGGAGTGGGACAGGCAGCGCATCCGGGCGCTGCGGCGTCATCTGGGCGTGACACAGCAACAATTGGCTGACCAGATGGGAACACGCCAGCAGACCATCAGCGAGTGGGAGTTGGGGATGTACCGGCCGCGGGGTGCCTCCGCGACGCTGCTTACCATGATTTCTGAGGGGGCCGGCTTCAAATATCAGGGAGAGCAGACCGAAAAAGATAACTGA